From Malaciobacter mytili LMG 24559:
AGACGAAAGTCGGTCATAGTGATCCGGTGGTTCTGAGTGGAAGGGCCATCGCTCAAAGGATAAAAGGTACGCCGGGGATAACAGGCTGATCTCCCCCAAGAGCTCACATCGACGGGGAGGTTTGGCACCTCGATGTCGGCTCATCGCATCCTGGGGCTGGAGCAGGTCCCAAGGGTATGGCTGTTCGCCATTTAAAGCGGTACGCGAGCTGGGTTCAGAACGTCGTGAGACAGTTCGGTCCCTATCTTCCGTGGGCGTAGGAAAGTTGAGGAGATTTGTCCCTAGTACGAGAGGACCGGGATGAACGTACCACTGGTGTACCAATTGTTCTGCCAAGAGCATCGTTGGGTAGCTACGTACGGATGAGATAAGAGCTGAAAGCATCTAAGCTCGAAGCCAACTCCAAGATGAACTTTCCCTGAAGATCCCTCTAAGACTAAGAGGTTGATAGGCTAGATGTGTAATCAATGAAAGTTGTTTAGCTGACTAGTACTAATAGATCGTTTGGCTTTTTTTTTACAATTCTTTGGTTTACTATCTTATTAAATATAAAAGTTGTGTAAAAGACTTTAACAAAAAACTCACAAAGTTGAGTGTTAAGAATAGAAGAACTATTTTTATCACTCAACTTGCTGGTGGATATAGCGAAGTGGAAATACCCAGACCCATACCGAACCTGGAAGTCAAGCACTTCAGCGCTGATAATACTGCAGCTTTCAGTTGTGGAAACGTAGGTCTCTGCCAGCTCTTGAGTTTTTTATATAACAATTTAGCCTTTATCTAAGTCAATATTTACTGTTGATTTCGATAGAGGCTTTTTTTTTACCTTGTTTTTTTATATATTTTACTTTTATCTTTTATTACTAGAAAAAGAGCCAGACTTTATTGAAGCCAAAAATAGGAAGATAATTTTCGAGAAAGCCTGAGGATTGTTTGAAATAAAAAGAGTGATAAATTCACTCTTTTTATAAGTTCCGCAAGGCAGAAAATTAGAATAATATTTTTGGGAAGCATTTATGCCTTCAATAACTTGTCTGGGAGTTTCTTTGTACCTTTCTTTACGGTTAAAGAAAGGTAATTAAAAAAAGAAATATAAAATATAAGATAAAAGTTTTATTCTCTTATAGTATTTTCTACTTATAAATATATATTTCTATAATTAATATTTAGACTGAAATACTTTTTTTTTATAAAAAAAGTAAACAAAAAAAATCGTTCACTAGATGAAAAATTACGCTAAATCTTTTTTAAAATCCTAAAATTGTAAGACTCGGCAAATTCTTGCCTCAAACAAGTTACAATTTCTTTACGAATTTTAAAAAATATTCTTTACGCTATTTTTCAAATGCTCACCCTTTTATCTAGTAATTTAACTTTATTGAACTAAAAAGTATAAGTTGTGTAAAGAGTCATTAAAATAAAGCTTTAAATGGATTAATTTATAAAAAATAAGTAAATATACTTATCTCTCTTTTCTTTTTCTTCTAGACATCTTATAGGGCTTTTATATAAAGCTAGGTTTCTTTTGATTTTTTTTATTAAAGGCTTTATTTACTAAATTAACATACTATTAATTAAAATTGGGTAGAATTACACATATTTTAATAAGGAAAATTGATGCTTTCATCTTTTAAACAAAAGATTATAGATTATGTATTTACAGTTTCAAAACAACCTATATTATTAAAAGATTTACTAATTGCAAATGCTCAATATAATGAAAAATTGCATGTTGATCCAGTAAAACTTGGATTTAGATTAAAAGTTGCTAGAGCTTATTTGGTATATATAATACTTGTAATTCTTTTTCTAATTCCTTTTACAATTGTTTCTCATGGTGCATTTGTAAAAATGGATTCACATGTTTCTATTGTTGCAGGGATGCTTTTAACAGCAGTAATTTTTATCTTTTTTAATTTCTTTAGAGTTTGGTTAGTTGACCAAGTTGCTTTAAGTCAAATAAAAAAAGGTTGGAAAACACATTTCCCATTTTTTCCATATAAAGATTATAATAAAAAAATTGATGAGATTTTTCAAAAAGCTAGTAAATTAGAGCTTCCAAAAAAAGAACTTCAAAAATATATCTTAGATAATCTAGTAGAATAGATTATCTAATCTCTTAAAGCTTTTGCTTGAGGATTTCTTTGCTTTTTTAATTGCATATCTACAAATTTTCCTAATAATTCTTGTTTTTCTTTAAAAGCTAAAGTTTGCTTTTTAATCTCAGGAATATATTCATAAATATTAAAACCTGCTTCATACATAGATAATCTAACAGGAGTAGCAATAGAATAAGTTGTAATAATTGTATTTTTATTTGAAAGTCTATATAAAATATCAAAATATTCTTTAGTCCACAATTCATTATTAACGTCACTTGAAAAAGCATCTTGATAAATTATATCAAAATTTATTTCTAATGAATTTAGATATTCTCTTGCATCACCAATTTTAATAATTATATTAAATTGAGTATCCTTATAATATTTATCTTCACATAGCTTTATAATAATAGATTTTAATTCTTCAAACTCTTTAGGGTATTCAAACTCTTTTAATGATGAAATAAGCACTTCATCTAGTTCAGGAGAGTATATATTTATTTTAGCATTAATATTATACTTTTTTACATAATAAATAGTTGCTAAAGTATTATATCCTAATCCAAAACAAATATCTAAAATATTTAATTCATTTTTATTTTGATGAAAAGTAAAGGCTGGAATAATATGTTTTGATAAGCTTTCAAAAATTGCACCATCATTTATACTATGATAGTGCTGATTATATTGTTGGGAAAAAAGAGTTTTAGACCCATCTCTTGTAGTAACTACTTTATACATAAAATTAGATTTCTAACTCTTTTAATTTTTCTTCAGGTAAAAATAAATCTTTATTAGACATTACTCCAATTCCATTATTTAAAACCTCTTGTGCAATTTGTTTTGCTTCTTCTAATGAGTGCATTTTATATGTACCACATTGATATTCATTTAATTCTGGAATATCATTTTGAGATTTTACTTTAATTACATCTTCCATAGATTTTTTCCAAGCAGTAGCAACTACTTCTTCACTTGGATTTCCTAATAAACTCATATAAAATCCTGTTCTACACCCCATAGGAGAAACGTCAATAATTTCAACTTTATCAGAATTTAAATGATTTCTTATAAATCCTGCAAAAAGATGTTCTAAAGTATGAATACCTTTTTCTCCTAACATTTTTTTATTTGGAATACAGAATCTTAAATCATAAACAGTAATAACATCTCCCGAAGGTGATTTCATAGTTTTTGCAACTCTAACAGCAGGTGCTGGCATAATAGTGTGGTCTACTCTAAAACTATCTAGTAGTGGCATTTTGTTCCTTTTAGATTTAATTATTTTGAATTTTATCCTAAAATTACTAAAGAGGTATTTATAAATAATAAGCTTTAATATTTTAACAGTATTTCTAAAGTAAAGAAAAAACTTAAACTGTAATTGAAAATATTGCTCCTTTTATTGAATTTTCAACTTTTATTTCTCCATTCATTTTTTCTTCAATAATTAGTTTTGTCATATAAAGCCCTATGCCAGTTCCATAATTACATTTTGTAGTAAAATATGGATCAAATATTTTATCTAAGATATTTTTATCTACTCCTCCTGCATTATCTTCAATATATAAAGTATTGTGTTTTTCTTCTTTTATATAGATTTTTATTTTGGGATTTGTCACTTTTCTATCTACTAATATATCTTTTGCATTTGAAATAATATTAACTATAGCTTGTGCATATTCATTTTTAAACCCATAAATTTTAAAGTCTTTTCCTTTTTTTATTTTAACTTTTATTTTATAGAAGCTTAATGTAGAATTTAATATTTTTAAAGCATTTTCAACAGCTTCAAAGATATAAAACTCTTCTTTTTTGCTATTTGGGTCAAAAAAATTTCTAAAATCATCTATAGTTTTTGACATATATTCTGTTAAATCATTTGCTTCATTTATTCTATTTATAAGATATTTTTTAGTTAATTCATTATATTCGTACGCTGATTGAATATCAAAAAATAATCCTGAAATTTGCGATAAAGGTTGTCTCCATTGGTGAGCAATATTTTCTATCATTTCACCCATTGCCGCCATTTTTGATTTTTGTATTAAAAGTTGTTCTTGTCTTCTTTTTTGTTTTTTTAAATAAGTTCTTTCTGTAATATCTTTAAGTGATGAAAAAAGTAGATTTTCATCATAATTATTATAATTAACAATTTGAAGTTCAATGATTTTAATATTATTATTTTTATCTTTTAATTTTATAGTTTTTTCAAAAGAAGATTTATTTAAAACCATTTCTTTATCTAAATTTATAAATAATTCAAAAAAATTTCTATTTAGTAATTCTGAATGTTTATAAGAAGTAAGTTTTAATGCAGTATTATTAAAACTTAAAATTTCACCTTTATGTTTATTTGAAATAATAAAAGCATTATTACTATGATTAAAAAGAAGTTTAAATTTTTGTTCATTAGAAATAACTCTTTTTTTATAGTTTTTAAATAAAGAATCAATCTTTTTTGTAAATAAAAGAGAAATAATAAAGAAAAATATAGTTATTACACTAATAGAAATAGAGAGTTTAGTTATATTTTTTATTAAATTTTTATAAGAGATATTTCTTTCATTTTTAATAATATTATTAATAGTATTTAAATTTGTAACATTTGCAATAAAATATCTATACTCTTGTATAAAACTTCCATACATTAGTTTTTCAGAATCTTCATAAAATATAAAATCATTACCTTTATAATTTGTTTTTATAAGTAAATCTTTTATAGCTTCTTTATCAAACTTATTTGCAATTACATGTTTTTGTATAATTAAATCACTATTTAAAATATCATTTAAACTAGTTACATTGTATATTAAAATAAAGTCTTCTTTATTAGAACTTTGCTTAAAAATCTTTTCTTTAATTTTACTAGTAATATTTTCTTTTATTTTTTCTAAAAAAGTAGTAGAACCAATAATAATATCTAATTCATCTAATGCTCTTGCAAAAAGTATTTTTTTTGATAATATATTACTTTTGGGTTTATACCAAAAATATTCATGAAAAGTTTGTTTTTTATTATTAGAATGAATGATTTCGTTTATAAATTTTTTTCCAGAGATATCTTGAATATTTAAATAATTTTCTCCTTCTATTTTTTTATATTCAGTATTTAAAATAATAGTTCCTTTTTTATCTAAAATAAAATAATTTATATCATTTTCTTTATTTGAGATTTGAGTAAGAGCGTCTTTTATAAATTTTAATTTTTCCTCTTTTGTAAGATTTTTTGATTTTTTATATATGGCCTTAGCTAAATTATATGCTATTATTGATTGATTTTTAATTCTATATTTTTTATTTTTTAAAATAGAAAATTCTTCAATTTTTATATCATTTATTAGATTCTCAACAGATGTTTTTAGAGTAAATTTTTTTCTTTCAATAATAGTATTTTTAAAATTATTTATATGATTATTAAAATTTGTAAATTCAGTTTGTATAAGAATAATACCTATTATTGTAGCAACTAATAGAATAATTATTGTAGAACTTAAAAGTGTAATTTTTTTTATTTTTTTTTCAGTGTTTGTATATTTATTCAATATTTAATTTATATCCTATATTTGAAATATTTTTAATGCATTTTATAGGAAGTTTTTTCCTTAAAAAACCTATTGTAGTTCGAAGAGAGTATATGCTCATATATTTTTCATTCCATACAACTCTTTCAATCTCTTCATAAGAAATTATTCTGTTTCTATTTTTTACTAATAGTTCTAAAAATAAAAATTCTTTTTTTGTAAGAGTTAATGGTGAGTCTTTATAATAAAAAAGTAAATTCTTACAATCAAAATAAAAATTTGCATTTAGATATATCTTTTTATCTTTGCTTTCTTCAATTTTTTTTACTGCTTTTTTTAAAGCAGGATATAAATTTTTACTTGAAAGAGGTTTTATAATATATTTTTCAAGGTTTAATTCAATAGCCTCTAATAAATAATCTTTATTACTAAAAGCTGTTGAAATAATAATTTTTGTATTAAGATCATTTTCTCTAATTTTTTTTGAAAGTGAAATTCCATCTAGTTTTGGTAAATTTATATCTGTTAAAATAATATGAGGTTTATATTTTTTATAAAGTTTAAAGCCCTCAAAGCCATCTTTAGCTTCAATAAGAGTTTTAAACATCCTTTTTAGAATTCTTGAATTGATTTTTCTTACTTCTTCATCATCTTCAATATATAAAATAGTATATGCTTTAAAATTTTGCATTTAAGACCTTTTTTTAGATAGATATTTAAGTATTATAGGTGATAATATTATAACTATTATAATTATTAAAAGACTTAAAGTAATTGGTCTTTCCCAAAGAAAAGAGATAGAACCATCGCTTATTGTTAAAGATCTTCTTAAATTATCTTCAATCATCTTTCCTAAAATAAATCCTAAAATCATAGGTGCCATAGGAAAATCTAAAATTCTTAAAAAAAGTGCAACAACAGCAAATAGTGTCATTATATAAATATCAAAATTATTAAAAGTAACTAGATATACCCCAATTAAAGAAAAAAAGATAATAAGAGGCAATAGCAATTGTTTAGGTAAAGTTAGTATTTTAGCTATATAAGGAATAAGAGGAAGATTTAAAATCAATAATACTAAATTTCCAATATACATAGAGATAATAACAGACCAAAATAAAATAGGATTATCAATATATAATGTTGGGCCTGGCTGAATACCATAAGATATTAAGGCTCCTAAAATAACAGCTGTAGTTCCAGAACCTGGAATGCCTAATGTTAATAATGGTACAAAAGAACCTGAAGAAGCAGCATTATTGGCACTTTCTGGTCCAGCAAGACCTTGAAGAGAACCATTTCCAAATTTTTGTTTCTCTTTTTTACTTGCAAAGCTTCTTTCCATTCCATAAGCTAAGAATGAAGCAATTGTAGCACCAGCTCCTGGTAAGATACCAACAAAAAAACCTAGAATAGAAGATCTTGCAATAGTTGGGGCAATTTGTCTAATTTCATTTTTTTGAAGTTTTAAACTACCAAGTTCATTTTTTAATTTTGTTTCTTCATCTTTATTAGTTCTTTTATTTTCTAAGATATTCATCATTGCTTCAGATAAAGCAAAAGCAGCCATTGCTAGAAGTAAAAAGGATATTCCATCAATTAAATCTAATCTTCCAAAAGTAAATCTTGGAATTCCAGAATCAGAATCTATACCAATAGTTGAGAGCATAATACCAAAAATTGTCATTATAGAAGCTTTTAGAAAATTGCCTCTTCCTGAAAATGCTGCTACTGCTGTAAGTCCTAATAACATCATTGCAAAATAGTCAGAAGATTGAAAACTTAATGAGATATTTGCCAAAATTGGTGCAGCAATAAGTAAAAAAATAGCTGCTATTGTTCCTCCTGAAAAAGAAGAATATGCTGCAATTGCTAAGGCTTTACCTGCTTGTCCTTTTTTTGATAAAGGATAACCATCAAATGAACTAGCTACTGTTCCTGCTACTCCTGGAGCATTTATTAAAATTGATGAAGTTGAGCCTCCAAAAACAGCACCATAATAAACTCCGGCAATTAAAATTAATCCAGAAGAAGGATCCATCCCATATGTAATAGGAATCATAAGTGCAATGGCTGATATTGGTCCAAGCCCAGGAAGCATCCCAATAATAGTTCCTGCAAAACAACCTATAATTACCATTAGTATATTATAAAAAGAAAAAGCAGTTTGTGCTCCTTGTAAGATACCATCTATCATAAGAATACTCCTTTAATATATTCTATAAAAAATCCAGGTACTATATATACCCCTAAAATATTATTTAGGATAAGATAAAACCCAACAGATATACTAATAGAAATAATTAGTATTCTTTTAATGTTCCTTTCTTTTAAAAAAATAAAACTCAAAGCTAAAAAAATTATAGTAGATAAAATAAATCCTAAAATTTTTATAATTAAGCCATATAAAAACATTAAAGTTATAAATAAAAAAATAGTTTTAAAATCTAATGATTTTAAATATTCTAGTGAAATTTTTTCATTGTGTTTTTCTTTGATTGCAAAAAATAACATTAGTAAAGAGATAATTATTCCAATAATTCCAATATAGAAAGGAAATGTAGAAGGAGTCATCACTTCAAACTGAGCATTTGGCAACTCTTTTATATCAAATACATTATAAAAGTAAAAAGATGAAAGAGCTAAAAAGAAAATTGAACCTATTATATTTTTTGACATAAGATATTCCTTAATAACCTAGATAAATATTTTTATAAAAAGCCCATTTCTTTCATTAGAGAACTAATTATTTTTTCTTGGTTTTCAAGAAAAAGTTTAAACTCTTCTTTTGATTTATATAGGTTTTCCCAACCATTTCTTTTTCTTATTTTTTCCCATTCTTCAGTTTTATACATATCTTCTAGAATTTTTGCAAATTCGTCAATTTTTTTCTTTGGAAGATTAGGAGCAGCAAAGAAACCTCTCCAATTTACAAAATAAGCATCTACACCCATACTTTTAAAGCTTGGGATACCTTCAATACTCTTATTAGATGTAACTCCAATTATTTTTAATTCTTTCTTTTTATGTTTTTCTAAAACTTCACCAAGTCCAGTTGATAAAATATCAACTTCTCCTGTTAATAATCCAGCTATTGCTTTACCTCCTGCATTGTAAGGTACATATCTCACATCTCTAGGATTTCCATTTGCAGCTTTAAATATTTGTGCTGCAACTAAGTGGTCCATACTTCCTCTTGAACTTCCTCCTGCAATTTTTATTTTTCCTGGATTTTTTTTAAAGGCTTTTTTAACATCTTCCCATGAATTATATTTTGAATCATTTTTTACTACTAAAACGCCAAAATCTGCAATAACTGTTGAAATTAAAGATAAATCTCTAAAAGATTGAGGAAATATGCCTTGTAGTGATCTAATAACAATTGGAGTTGAATTTACCATTATTGTATTTTGTTGTTTATTAGCAGTTTCAATTAAATAAGCAATAGCTTTTCCACCTCCACCACCTGAAATATTTTCGTATGAAGCTTCTTTTATTAAATTTGATTTTAAAAGAGCTTCTCCTACCCCTCTTGCTGTACCATCCCAGCCACCACCTGCTCCTCCAGGTATTAAAAAGTGTATTTTTTCAATATTTGCTGCAAATAGAGTACTATTTACTATTAATAAACTAATAAAAAGATTTTTAAAAGTTTTTGTTAGCTTGTAATTTTTCATCTTTTTCTCCTTAACTTTTTATATATTTAAAGTCTAGATAAAAAAAATGTAAAAAAAATAAAATATTAAATGATTTTTGAAAGTTTTTATATATTTGTAGGATAAATAGAAGCAGAGTTTTAAACTCTTGCTTCTTCTCTTCTTTGTAAATATTCCCATCTAGCATCAACTCTTTTTTGCCATTCTTCTATAATATGCTCATTTTCAGGAGCAAATAGATGTTTAAATCTTGGTTGAAATGCTAAATAATCCCTTACTGGAACAATATTTTTAGGTCTATATGTAATATTTAATTCAGTTCCATCAATTATTTCATAAAGAGGGAAAACTAATGAATCTGTTGCTAAATCAGAAGCTTCAATAGTTTGGTCAGGTTTAAATCTCCACTCAGTTGTACATGCACTCATCGCATTGATAAATACTGGACCTTCTGTATCAAATCCTCTTTGGATTTTTTTAACCATATCTTTCCATTTATTTGGAGCAACTTGTGCAACATAAGGAGAACCATGTGCTGCCATAATTGATAAAATATCTTTTTTATTTTTCTTTTCACCATAAGATACAGTTCCCGCAGGAGCAGTTGTAGTACTTGCTCCAATTGGAGTAGATGAAGATCTTTGACCTCCTGTATTTGCATAAACTTCATTGTCTAAACAAACATACATAAAATCATGTCCTCTTTCAAAACAACCTGAAATAAATTGAAAACCTATATCATAAGTTGCACCATCTCCACCAAATGCAACAAATTTTGGTTGTGGAGTATCAGCAGGAATTCTTCCTTTTTTTCTTAAAACTTTATTCATAGTTTCTGCACCTGCAATTGCTGTTGAAGCATTTTCAAATCCAATATGAATCCATGAACAGTCCCATGAAGTATGAGGATAAATAGCTGTACAAACTTCTAAACAACCAGTTGCTGCAGAAACAACTAAATTATCATTTGTTGCATTTAAAACTTCTCTTACAATAATAGAGTGTGCACACCCTGGACATAAAACATGAGAACCTTCAAATCTTTCAGCAGCTGTTGAAAATGTTTTTAAGTTTTTTATCTCTTTTTGATTACTCATAACAATCCTTCTTATAGTTCATAGAAGCTTAATTCTGGACCTCTAACACCTGTTAATTTTTGGATTTTTCCTGTTAGTTTACCAGCTTTTGCATCTTTATTTAAATCTCTGTAAATATCGCATAATTCATTAATAGTCATATCTCTTCCACCTAAACCATAAATTAAATTTCTTAATACAGGCCTAGCAGAAGTGTTGAATAATGCACCTGCTACTTCATTATATAAAGCACCCACAGTTCCTCCAGGTGCACTTCTATCCATACATGCAACAGCTTTAGCATTTTGTAAAGTTTGTGCAATTTCAACTAAAGGAAAAGGTCTAAATAATCTTGGTGCAACAACACCAGCTTTAATTCCTTCTTCTTTTAACTTATCCACAGCTAATATAGCAGATTCATAAGTTGTTCCTAAACATACAATTGCAACTTCTGCATCTTCCATACCATATGATTCAACAATATTATATTTTCTTCCTGATACTTTTTCAAACTCTTCAAATACTTCTTTTACTACTTCTTTAGAAGCCATAAGAGCAGCATGTTGTTTTGCTTTGTGTTCAAAATGCCAATCATGTTCTGTTTGAACACCATGTGTTACAGGTTTAGAAAAATCAAGCATAGCATTTAATGGTTTATAATCACCAATAAAGTTATAAGCTACTTCATCACTTAGGGGTCTTACATTTTGTGCAGTATGTGAAGTCATAAATCCATCTTGATTTGAAATTACTGGAAGTCTTACTTTTTCATGTTCAGAGATTTTAAAAGACATTAATGTCATATCATATGCTTCTTGTGGGCTAAAAGAATCTAAAGAAACCCATCCTGAATCCCTTGTTAAGTATAAATCTGAATGGTCACCATTTACATTTAATGGTGCAGCTAAAGCTCTATTTACTAGACATAATACTACTGGTATTCTCATCCCTGATGCTTGGTATAATACTTCTATCATAAGAGCTAATCCTTGAGATGAAGTTGCCGTTGCAACTCTACCACCAGCAGCCCCTGCTCCTACACAACCAGACATTGCTGCATGCTCAGATTCAACCATAATTACTTCACCATCAACATACCCATTTGCATGCATTGAAGCATAGTTTTCAACTGTTGCAGTTGAAGGAGTAATAGGATATGCTGCAACAACATCAACAGCAGCTTGTCTTAAAGCTTGGGCATTTGCCATATTCCCATCCCAAACCTCTACTGTATTTAATTCCATTTGTTTACTATTCATTACTTTCACCCTTTTTCTTTTTCTCAGGCCATTTAGCAAGAGCATCTTCATTTTTTTCTGTTTCATTAAACATTAAAAGTGATTTTGGATTTGTAGGACATACACTTACACAGATACCACATCCTTTACAGTGATCATAATCAACTCCTTTCATCTCTTTATCTCTTGCAATAATAGATGAATCAGGACAGAATATCCAACAGTTTTGACAGTCAATACAGATTTCAGAATTCCATACTGGCTTTATTACTCTCCAATCACCCACATAGGCATTTTTTGAGTTAGTTTCTGCATATGTTCTATCTTCTGGTTGAACTTCTGCTATATTATAATTTACAGTTTGTTCAAAAGAAAATAGTGCTGCTCCTGGAACTAATTCATCCCATCCCATATCTTTTATTGATTTACTCATAATACCACCTTTAATTTACTTCGTTGAAAGCTCTTTCAATAGCAATCATATTTGCATCAATTACTTTTTGAGGTAGCTTTTTTAGTACAGCTTTCATTGCATCTTTGAAATATTCTAATTCAAACATTCCACTAATTTTCATAAATGCACCAAGCATTGGAGTATTTGGGATAGGTCTTCCAATAGTTTCTTGAGAGATTTTAAGACAGTCAAGAATAAAAACTCTATCTTCTCTTCCTTGTAATGCTGGAATTAAATTAATTAATTCATTTTTTTGTAAGTGTGTAGTAATTATATATTTAGTTTCTGGTTTTTCATTTGCAGTAAAATCATCTGTAAAGGCTAAACCTGGATCTAAAATAAAAACATAATCTGGAACCATATATTTTTCATGATTTATGATTTTTTTATCATCAATTCTATTATATGCAGTCATTGATGCACCTCTTTTTGCAGAACCATAAAATGCAAAAGCTTGCACTTCTTTTCCAGTTTCTGCAACAACTGAACCTAAACCTTTAGCTCCTGTCACAGCACCTTGACCAGCACGGCTATGCCATCTTATTTCTAGCATTTTAGCTCCTAAAATTTAGTTAGTGTAAGACACCTCTTTTTTGTCTATACTTATTTTATGAGATAATTACTTATAGCAACCTTTTAAATTATAAATTTAATATGTAAAATTAATGTAAAAATCAGCTAAAATTATTTGCTGAACTTATTTTTAAGTATTAGTAAAGCCCAAAAAGTAAGAATTATAAAATATTTTTATAATTCTTTATTAATTTGAA
This genomic window contains:
- a CDS encoding 4Fe-4S dicluster-binding protein, which gives rise to MSKSIKDMGWDELVPGAALFSFEQTVNYNIAEVQPEDRTYAETNSKNAYVGDWRVIKPVWNSEICIDCQNCWIFCPDSSIIARDKEMKGVDYDHCKGCGICVSVCPTNPKSLLMFNETEKNEDALAKWPEKKKKGESNE
- a CDS encoding 2-oxoacid:ferredoxin oxidoreductase subunit alpha, producing MNSKQMELNTVEVWDGNMANAQALRQAAVDVVAAYPITPSTATVENYASMHANGYVDGEVIMVESEHAAMSGCVGAGAAGGRVATATSSQGLALMIEVLYQASGMRIPVVLCLVNRALAAPLNVNGDHSDLYLTRDSGWVSLDSFSPQEAYDMTLMSFKISEHEKVRLPVISNQDGFMTSHTAQNVRPLSDEVAYNFIGDYKPLNAMLDFSKPVTHGVQTEHDWHFEHKAKQHAALMASKEVVKEVFEEFEKVSGRKYNIVESYGMEDAEVAIVCLGTTYESAILAVDKLKEEGIKAGVVAPRLFRPFPLVEIAQTLQNAKAVACMDRSAPGGTVGALYNEVAGALFNTSARPVLRNLIYGLGGRDMTINELCDIYRDLNKDAKAGKLTGKIQKLTGVRGPELSFYEL
- a CDS encoding pyruvate flavodoxin oxidoreductase subunit gamma encodes the protein MLEIRWHSRAGQGAVTGAKGLGSVVAETGKEVQAFAFYGSAKRGASMTAYNRIDDKKIINHEKYMVPDYVFILDPGLAFTDDFTANEKPETKYIITTHLQKNELINLIPALQGREDRVFILDCLKISQETIGRPIPNTPMLGAFMKISGMFELEYFKDAMKAVLKKLPQKVIDANMIAIERAFNEVN